One genomic segment of Terrihabitans soli includes these proteins:
- a CDS encoding DUF1007 family protein translates to MSRRLLAFLALFASLFSALPAAAHPHVFVTVKSTIVYEKGVPKAVRHNWRFDDMFSAFAVQGLDTDSDGQLSRAELQALAEVNVTSLKEFDYFTFGTAGSGDLAFAKPVDYWLEHDGTALTLHFTLPVRSAKPSDTVRVEIYDPSYFVAFALAEQNPVALEGAPEGCRADAEASDDASSEKLSEDFFSNLDPQQGWGKQFANAFVVRCGEAATAFATSQQQKAETAQAEAAAAPEKAASRVETALKITEAQPLGDMPEQKVKTQDNKALGAFGVVAPEASAVNASSGVFGWIAAQQAKFYKAMSDALTASKDDGSAFLLLASLAFSYGVFHAAGPGHGKAVISSYLLATGETLRRGIAISFAASLAQAVTAILVVGIFAIILGVTSQVMGVAAWWLEAASYALIVLLGVGIMFRRSLIPLRGSSKGHVHDEACDHSHGPKLEDLDGEFGWRRAAAAVLAVGLRPCTGALLILVFALAQGLIWTGIAATFAMALGTAFTVATIATLAVTMKQLAVKLAAGSSTTRTRRALRLIEITAGFAVLAFGLILLGGLLQAGVPAAAAG, encoded by the coding sequence ATGTCGCGCCGGCTTCTGGCTTTTCTTGCTCTGTTTGCGAGCCTCTTCTCCGCCCTCCCGGCGGCGGCGCATCCGCATGTCTTCGTGACGGTCAAAAGCACCATCGTCTATGAGAAGGGCGTGCCGAAAGCGGTGCGCCACAATTGGCGCTTCGACGACATGTTCTCCGCCTTTGCGGTGCAGGGGCTCGACACGGACTCGGACGGGCAGCTTTCGCGCGCCGAATTGCAGGCGCTGGCGGAAGTGAACGTCACTTCGCTCAAGGAATTCGACTACTTCACCTTCGGCACCGCCGGCAGCGGCGATCTCGCCTTCGCGAAGCCGGTCGATTACTGGCTCGAACATGATGGCACGGCGCTGACGCTGCATTTCACTTTGCCGGTCCGGTCCGCAAAGCCGTCCGACACGGTGCGCGTCGAAATCTACGATCCGTCCTATTTCGTCGCCTTCGCGCTCGCCGAACAAAATCCCGTCGCGCTTGAAGGCGCGCCGGAGGGCTGCCGCGCCGATGCCGAAGCCTCGGACGATGCGTCGTCCGAAAAGCTGTCGGAAGACTTCTTCTCCAATCTCGATCCGCAGCAGGGCTGGGGCAAACAGTTCGCCAATGCTTTCGTCGTGCGCTGCGGTGAAGCCGCGACCGCCTTCGCCACTTCGCAGCAGCAGAAAGCCGAAACGGCGCAGGCGGAAGCTGCCGCCGCGCCCGAGAAGGCGGCCTCGCGCGTCGAGACGGCGCTGAAGATCACCGAGGCGCAGCCGCTCGGCGACATGCCGGAGCAGAAGGTCAAGACGCAGGACAACAAAGCGCTCGGCGCATTCGGTGTCGTTGCGCCGGAAGCGAGCGCGGTGAATGCCTCAAGCGGCGTGTTCGGCTGGATCGCCGCGCAGCAGGCCAAATTCTACAAAGCGATGTCGGATGCCTTGACCGCGTCGAAGGACGACGGCTCGGCCTTTCTTCTTCTCGCTTCGCTCGCTTTTTCCTACGGCGTCTTCCATGCGGCAGGCCCCGGCCACGGCAAAGCGGTGATCTCGTCTTATCTGCTCGCGACCGGCGAAACCTTGCGGCGCGGCATTGCGATTTCCTTTGCCGCGTCGCTGGCGCAGGCCGTCACCGCGATCCTCGTCGTCGGCATCTTCGCCATCATTCTCGGCGTCACGAGCCAGGTCATGGGCGTTGCCGCCTGGTGGCTGGAAGCTGCGAGCTATGCGCTGATCGTTCTTCTCGGCGTCGGCATCATGTTCCGCCGCAGCCTCATCCCGCTGCGTGGCTCATCGAAAGGCCATGTGCATGACGAGGCTTGCGATCACAGCCACGGGCCGAAGCTCGAGGATCTCGACGGCGAATTCGGCTGGCGCCGTGCCGCCGCGGCCGTGCTCGCGGTCGGTCTTCGTCCGTGCACGGGCGCGCTGCTTATTCTGGTGTTTGCGCTGGCGCAGGGCCTGATCTGGACGGGGATTGCCGCGACGTTTGCGATGGCGCTCGGCACGGCGTTCACGGTCGCGACCATCGCGACGCTCGCCGTCACCATGAAACAGCTTGCGGTGAAACTCGCCGCAGGCTCCTCGACGACGCGCACGCGCCGCGCGCTGCGCCTGATCGAGATCACCGCCGGCTTTGCGGTGCTGGCCTTCGGGCTGATCCTGCTCGGCGGATTGCTGCAGGCCGGCGTTCCGGCCGCGGCTGCTGGCTAA
- a CDS encoding Nramp family divalent metal transporter: MQEHATSSGASPFDQKFSGWRTSQGDPSLAEVNSSVDVPKKPGFRRFAAFLGPGYLVAVGYMDPGNWATSLAGGAQFGYALLTVALLSNMMAILLQALCARLGIASRRDLAQACRDAFPRPVAFALWILAEAAIVATDIAEVIGTAIGLNLLFGIPLEIGVVITALDVFLILMLQRLGFRWIEALIVALLAVIAACFAVQIFMADPVWAEVIRGFAPTTDVVTNPQMLYLALGIIGATVMPHNLYLHSAIVQTRKIGPSVEEKRTAIKLASWDSTIALMFALTINASILILAAAGFNKTGNTDVAELGRAHELLAPLLGSAIAPSLFAIALLCCGLNSTVTATLAGQAVMEGFLNIRLPPWLRRLVTRAIAIVPAAGVTIFYGDSGTGALLILSQVILSLQLPFAIVPLVMFTASKKKMGALVAPRWVTALATITAVIIISLNVKLIIDFITAA; this comes from the coding sequence ATGCAAGAACACGCGACATCTTCCGGGGCATCTCCCTTCGATCAGAAATTCTCCGGCTGGCGCACCTCGCAGGGCGATCCGTCCCTCGCCGAGGTCAATTCCAGCGTCGATGTTCCGAAGAAGCCCGGCTTCCGGCGCTTCGCCGCCTTTCTCGGCCCCGGCTATCTCGTCGCCGTCGGCTATATGGACCCCGGCAATTGGGCGACCTCGCTCGCCGGCGGCGCGCAGTTCGGCTACGCGCTTCTGACCGTTGCGCTGCTCTCCAACATGATGGCGATCCTCCTGCAGGCGCTGTGCGCGCGGCTCGGCATCGCCTCGCGCCGCGACCTCGCCCAGGCCTGCCGCGACGCCTTCCCGCGGCCTGTTGCTTTCGCTTTGTGGATTCTCGCCGAAGCCGCCATCGTTGCGACCGACATTGCCGAAGTCATCGGCACGGCCATCGGCCTCAATCTTCTCTTCGGCATTCCGCTCGAGATCGGCGTCGTCATCACCGCGCTCGACGTCTTCCTTATTCTCATGCTGCAGCGCCTCGGTTTCCGCTGGATCGAAGCCCTGATCGTCGCTCTGCTCGCCGTCATCGCCGCGTGCTTTGCCGTGCAGATCTTCATGGCCGATCCGGTCTGGGCCGAAGTCATCCGCGGCTTTGCGCCGACGACCGATGTCGTCACCAATCCGCAAATGCTCTATCTCGCGCTCGGCATTATCGGCGCGACGGTGATGCCGCATAACCTCTATCTGCACTCGGCCATTGTGCAGACGCGCAAGATCGGCCCCTCGGTCGAGGAAAAGCGTACCGCGATCAAGCTTGCGAGCTGGGACTCGACGATTGCGCTGATGTTCGCGCTGACGATCAACGCCTCGATCCTGATCCTTGCCGCCGCGGGCTTCAACAAGACCGGCAATACCGATGTCGCCGAACTCGGCCGCGCGCACGAGCTGCTTGCGCCGCTGCTCGGCTCGGCCATTGCGCCGTCGCTGTTTGCCATCGCGCTTTTGTGCTGCGGCCTGAATTCGACGGTGACGGCAACGCTTGCCGGTCAGGCCGTGATGGAAGGCTTTCTCAATATCCGCCTGCCGCCCTGGCTGCGCCGTCTTGTGACGCGCGCCATCGCCATCGTTCCGGCGGCGGGCGTGACCATCTTCTACGGCGACAGCGGCACGGGCGCGCTGCTCATCCTCTCACAGGTCATTCTCTCGCTGCAGCTGCCCTTCGCCATCGTGCCGCTGGTGATGTTCACCGCGAGCAAAAAGAAGATGGGCGCGCTTGTGGCGCCGCGCTGGGTGACGGCACTGGCCACCATCACCGCGGTGATCATCATTTCGCTGAACGTGAAATTGATTATCGACTTTATCACCGCGGCGTAA
- the hemH gene encoding ferrochelatase yields MAKPARPSIPSERPKDHPPIKSGRTGVLLVNLGTPDGTSYWPMRAYLKEFLSDTRVIDTPRWKWWPILNLIILSKRPQAKGRDYETIWNTERDEGPLKTITRGQAEKLSERLADLGEDIVVDWAMRYGNPSIASRIDALQEQGCERLLIVPMYPQYAAATTATVGDKVFDKLKTMRWQPSLRIAPPWHDDPVYINALASSMTAHLDKLDWKPDVILASFHGIPQRYFDLGDPYYCHCSKTARLLRETLGLPDDKLRLTFQSLFGPEEWIKPYTDRTVEALAKSGVKNLAIVNPGFTADCLETIEEIGVENRDIFKNNGGVNFSAIPCLNDSDPGMDVIETVTRRELMGWV; encoded by the coding sequence ATGGCCAAACCGGCTCGCCCCTCAATTCCGTCCGAGAGACCCAAGGACCACCCGCCCATCAAATCGGGCCGGACCGGCGTCCTTCTGGTCAATCTCGGCACACCCGACGGCACCTCCTATTGGCCGATGCGCGCCTATCTGAAGGAGTTTCTGTCGGACACGCGGGTGATCGATACGCCGCGCTGGAAATGGTGGCCGATTCTCAATCTCATCATTCTCTCCAAACGGCCGCAGGCGAAGGGCCGCGATTACGAGACGATCTGGAACACGGAACGCGATGAGGGTCCGCTGAAGACGATCACGCGCGGGCAGGCGGAAAAGCTTTCCGAGCGTCTTGCCGATCTCGGCGAGGATATCGTCGTCGATTGGGCGATGCGCTATGGCAATCCGTCCATCGCCTCGCGTATTGACGCGCTGCAGGAGCAAGGCTGCGAGCGCCTTCTCATCGTGCCGATGTATCCCCAATACGCAGCGGCAACGACCGCGACCGTCGGCGACAAGGTGTTCGACAAGCTGAAGACCATGCGCTGGCAGCCTTCGCTGCGCATCGCGCCGCCCTGGCACGACGATCCCGTCTATATCAATGCGCTGGCGTCATCGATGACGGCGCATCTCGACAAGCTCGACTGGAAGCCGGATGTGATCCTTGCGAGCTTCCACGGCATTCCGCAGCGCTATTTCGATCTCGGCGATCCTTATTACTGCCATTGCTCGAAGACGGCGCGGCTTCTGCGCGAAACGCTGGGGCTTCCGGACGACAAGCTCCGCCTGACCTTTCAGTCGCTGTTCGGCCCGGAAGAATGGATCAAGCCCTACACGGACAGAACGGTCGAAGCTCTGGCGAAAAGCGGCGTGAAGAACCTTGCCATCGTCAATCCCGGCTTCACCGCCGATTGCCTTGAGACCATTGAAGAGATCGGCGTCGAAAACCGCGACATCTTCAAGAACAATGGCGGCGTCAATTTCAGCGCCATTCCGTGCCTCAACGATTCAGATCCCGGCATGGATGTGATCGAAACGGTGACGCGCCGCGAATTGATGGGCTGGGTCTAG
- a CDS encoding lipid II:glycine glycyltransferase FemX codes for MSQSATLVSARLEPRPWSQHLLEREQEINIVSHADWNALLDLFEDVNYEQSSLFTAKTFGVENTVCVVVVEQGEVLGGMCYGRVNVPVLGGVGFCKVGPVWRPIGKPVDLGRYMRLVTALCRHAKNAGIALTLIPRAHPVFTSLESDALADLGLKARRMTQGGDHFICNASLSAEAQLASLAQTWRANLRKAEKAGVDVVELDPGDYAAFEALYQSMSERKQVLLFRPVDVVPELAESLPEDLKPKCLMAHHDGEAVAGIVYGVLGDTAYYLYGATGEKALPVRAGYKLQWEVLERIRGEAAWYDLGTSASEPGLAQFKSGLMGKEGIKLQVPGEFDYAATIKAKLALKFVYGARGARRILRTWMSRLYRG; via the coding sequence ATGTCGCAAAGCGCTACGCTTGTTTCGGCACGCCTTGAGCCGCGCCCCTGGTCTCAGCATTTGCTCGAGCGCGAGCAAGAGATCAACATTGTCAGCCATGCCGACTGGAACGCGCTCCTCGATCTGTTCGAGGACGTGAACTACGAGCAGAGCTCTCTGTTTACCGCCAAGACCTTCGGCGTCGAGAACACGGTCTGCGTCGTCGTCGTCGAGCAGGGCGAAGTGCTCGGCGGCATGTGCTATGGCCGCGTCAATGTTCCGGTTCTCGGCGGCGTCGGCTTCTGCAAAGTCGGACCCGTCTGGCGCCCGATCGGCAAGCCCGTCGATCTCGGCCGCTATATGCGCCTTGTCACCGCGCTGTGCCGCCATGCGAAGAATGCGGGCATAGCGCTGACGCTTATTCCGCGCGCCCATCCCGTCTTCACCTCGCTGGAAAGCGATGCGCTGGCCGATCTCGGCCTGAAAGCCCGACGCATGACGCAGGGCGGCGATCATTTTATCTGCAACGCTTCGCTTTCGGCCGAGGCGCAGCTGGCGAGCCTTGCCCAGACCTGGCGCGCCAATCTCCGCAAAGCGGAAAAAGCCGGCGTCGACGTGGTCGAGCTCGATCCCGGCGATTACGCCGCCTTCGAAGCGCTCTATCAGAGCATGAGCGAGCGCAAGCAGGTTCTTTTGTTCCGGCCGGTCGATGTCGTGCCTGAGCTTGCCGAATCCCTGCCGGAAGATCTGAAGCCGAAATGCCTGATGGCGCATCATGACGGCGAGGCCGTGGCCGGCATCGTCTACGGCGTTCTCGGCGACACCGCCTATTATCTTTACGGCGCGACGGGCGAGAAGGCTTTGCCGGTCCGCGCCGGCTACAAACTGCAATGGGAAGTTCTGGAGCGCATCCGCGGCGAGGCCGCCTGGTACGATCTCGGCACCTCGGCGAGCGAGCCGGGCCTTGCGCAATTCAAATCCGGACTGATGGGCAAAGAAGGCATCAAGCTGCAGGTGCCGGGCGAATTCGATTACGCCGCGACGATCAAAGCAAAACTTGCGCTGAAATTCGTCTACGGCGCGCGCGGCGCACGGCGCATTCTGCGCACATGGATGAGCCGCCTTTATCGCGGCTGA
- a CDS encoding oligosaccharide flippase family protein: protein MRIWSKLTSTSAILSAIRVGGSGIAFVTQILLARVLSPSDLGVFFFVTSMATIASLVVGHGYPSLLTRFISRYTERNRPGYLSAFLRTAQRETLKWSVVGATLFAAVSWFWPGIDQDTRLALIFGALTIIPMGMHRILGYLAITYRRFILGYLPGFIIRPALFAAVLLALYALGDGMSVWTVTAIQWGTWVAMLFATLYIVRHIYLGPSEPVYDRRLTNRWRREAWPLVIVASFTGLLSELAVVCVAPFMPMSDVAAFGICVKLAFLVGFIVQAAHQVILPDMGEAIVRRESHALRARILGASLLPIGLTVAGVLFSMFFGGWFLKLFGAEFSNAKDTLTILMLAQFVRAVAGPSSLLLTLKGAQATSAWICALSGIVLLVSNAVFATLWGAEGGAVAVLITTVVWLLATAIALYRLDGARADIAGLLHRGHAAAPAE, encoded by the coding sequence TTGCGTATCTGGTCAAAGCTGACATCGACATCGGCGATCCTGTCGGCGATCCGCGTCGGCGGATCGGGCATTGCCTTCGTCACCCAGATCCTGCTTGCGCGCGTCTTGTCGCCGTCCGATCTCGGCGTCTTCTTCTTCGTGACCAGCATGGCGACGATCGCAAGTCTCGTTGTCGGTCACGGTTATCCCAGCCTCCTGACGCGCTTCATCTCGCGCTACACCGAACGCAATCGCCCCGGCTATCTGTCGGCCTTCCTGCGCACCGCGCAGCGCGAGACGCTGAAATGGTCGGTCGTCGGCGCGACTTTGTTTGCGGCCGTCAGCTGGTTCTGGCCCGGCATCGATCAGGATACGCGGCTTGCTCTGATCTTCGGCGCCCTGACCATCATTCCGATGGGTATGCACCGCATTCTCGGCTATCTCGCGATCACCTATCGCCGCTTCATCCTCGGCTATCTGCCGGGCTTCATCATCCGGCCGGCGCTCTTCGCCGCGGTGCTGCTCGCGCTCTATGCGCTGGGAGACGGCATGTCGGTCTGGACGGTCACGGCCATTCAGTGGGGCACCTGGGTCGCCATGCTGTTTGCAACGCTCTACATCGTGCGCCACATCTATCTCGGCCCGTCAGAGCCGGTCTATGACCGCCGCCTCACCAATCGCTGGCGCCGCGAGGCGTGGCCGCTCGTCATTGTCGCAAGCTTCACCGGCCTTCTGTCGGAACTCGCCGTCGTTTGCGTCGCGCCGTTCATGCCGATGTCCGATGTCGCGGCGTTCGGCATCTGCGTGAAGCTCGCTTTCCTCGTCGGCTTCATCGTCCAGGCCGCGCATCAGGTCATTCTGCCGGACATGGGCGAAGCCATCGTCCGCCGCGAAAGCCATGCGCTGCGTGCGCGCATTCTCGGCGCCAGCCTATTGCCGATCGGTCTCACGGTCGCGGGCGTCCTGTTCTCGATGTTCTTCGGCGGCTGGTTCCTGAAACTGTTCGGCGCCGAATTCAGCAATGCCAAGGACACGCTGACCATCCTGATGCTGGCGCAGTTCGTGCGCGCGGTCGCGGGGCCAAGTTCGCTGCTTCTGACGCTGAAGGGAGCGCAAGCGACATCCGCCTGGATCTGCGCGCTGTCGGGCATTGTACTGCTGGTGTCGAATGCCGTGTTTGCGACGCTGTGGGGCGCCGAAGGCGGCGCCGTCGCGGTTCTGATCACCACGGTCGTCTGGCTGCTGGCGACAGCGATTGCGCTCTACCGTCTCGACGGCGCGCGCGCCGACATTGCGGGTCTTCTCCACCGCGGCCATGCCGCAGCGCCTGCCGAATAA
- the putA gene encoding bifunctional proline dehydrogenase/L-glutamate gamma-semialdehyde dehydrogenase PutA: MRTLLLDAPLTVPERARIKGDAAALVRLARNQGKGGMVESFLQEFSLATREGLVLMCLAEALLRTPDEDTRDRLIAEKVASADWASHLGRSDNLFVSASTWGLMLTGSLVDVDDEAKRDLPSFLRRIAGRISEPVIRTAIGRAIRIMSEQFVLGRTIEEALKRADSENLLCSFDMLGEGARTEEDAERYAASYAAAIDKIGAASKGDGPEDGHGVSVKLSALSPRYDAVQAGRKPSPVWDGLYPRLRRLALTAAEHDINLTLDAEEADRLTISLEILDRLAREKGLGDWRGLGLAVQAYQKRAPDVIDAVANLSRDSGRRLMVRLVKGAYWDTEIKRAQIAGRPDYPVFSTKQATDLCFLVSAEKLIRAAPQLYPQFATHNAHTLAAIRLMASRVGVKVEYQRLHGMGRELYAAAKGLDPSLTVRTYAPVGGHEELLPYLVRRLLENGANTSFVHTFLDEHVAVEAVVTDPIEDIEANPGRHPKIPPPPLLFGDERKNSSGLDLTIGEVRENLRKAVAGLKPLAAAPLIGGETLRGENRRAARAPADGAEIGLVSDASPADMSRAIARARAAQPEWDRISGPVRAKILRKMADALETERERFIAILAREGGKTFADGISEVREAADFCRYYARIAENDFVPRTLPGPAGERNLLSLHGRGVFACISPWNFPLAIFTGQIAAALAAGNAVIAKPAEQTPLIAYEAVKLYHRAGLDPDLLHLVMGSGSKIGAALTADPGIDGVAFTGGTDTAWAINRALAAREGPIIPFIAETGGLNGMFVDTTALREQVIDDVILSAFGSAGQRCSALRLLFLPEDTADALIHGLKGAMDALVIGDPSDPATDVGPVIDMDARALLEEHMARLARDAKILHRLAAPEGGSFFPPVLAEIPSPDFLTREVFGPILHVVRYRTDRLEEVAAKLAAQRFGLTLGVHSRIDGFAEDVARLVPAGNFYVNRSMIGAVVGVQPFGGEGLSGTGPKAGGPLALTRYAVERATSINIAAQGGDPDLMNL, encoded by the coding sequence GTGCGCACACTGCTTCTCGACGCGCCCCTCACCGTTCCCGAACGCGCCCGCATCAAGGGCGATGCCGCAGCCCTTGTCCGCCTTGCCCGCAATCAGGGAAAGGGCGGCATGGTCGAGAGCTTCCTGCAGGAATTCAGCCTCGCGACCCGCGAGGGCCTCGTTCTGATGTGCCTCGCCGAGGCTCTCCTCAGAACACCCGACGAAGACACGCGCGACAGGCTGATTGCCGAAAAGGTGGCTTCCGCCGATTGGGCGAGCCATCTCGGCCGCTCGGACAATCTCTTTGTCAGCGCCTCGACCTGGGGCCTGATGCTGACCGGCAGCCTGGTCGATGTCGACGACGAAGCGAAGCGCGACCTCCCTTCCTTTCTGCGCCGCATCGCCGGGCGGATTTCGGAACCGGTGATCCGCACCGCCATCGGCCGCGCGATCCGCATCATGAGCGAGCAGTTTGTGCTCGGCCGCACCATCGAAGAAGCGCTGAAGCGCGCCGATAGCGAGAACCTTCTCTGCTCTTTCGACATGCTGGGCGAAGGGGCGCGCACCGAAGAGGACGCCGAGCGTTATGCAGCATCTTACGCCGCGGCCATCGACAAGATCGGCGCGGCATCAAAGGGCGACGGGCCCGAGGACGGGCACGGCGTCTCGGTGAAGCTGTCGGCGCTGTCGCCGCGCTATGACGCCGTGCAGGCCGGACGCAAACCTTCGCCCGTCTGGGACGGACTTTATCCGCGGCTGAGGCGGCTGGCGCTCACTGCGGCCGAACACGACATCAATCTCACCCTCGATGCCGAGGAAGCAGATCGTCTCACAATCTCGCTCGAGATTCTCGACCGGCTGGCGCGCGAGAAAGGGCTCGGCGATTGGCGCGGCCTCGGCCTCGCCGTGCAGGCCTATCAGAAGCGAGCGCCCGACGTAATCGATGCGGTTGCGAACCTTTCGCGCGACAGCGGGCGGCGGCTGATGGTGCGCCTTGTGAAGGGCGCCTATTGGGACACCGAAATCAAGCGCGCGCAGATCGCAGGACGCCCGGACTATCCCGTCTTCTCGACCAAGCAGGCGACGGACCTCTGTTTTCTCGTTTCCGCCGAAAAGCTCATCCGCGCGGCGCCGCAGCTCTATCCGCAATTTGCGACGCACAATGCGCACACGCTCGCCGCCATCCGCCTCATGGCAAGCCGCGTCGGCGTGAAAGTCGAATATCAGCGCCTGCACGGCATGGGCCGTGAACTTTATGCCGCGGCCAAAGGCCTCGATCCGTCACTGACCGTTCGCACCTATGCGCCGGTCGGCGGGCATGAGGAGCTTCTGCCCTATCTCGTGCGTCGGCTTCTCGAGAACGGCGCGAATACCAGCTTCGTCCATACCTTTCTGGATGAGCATGTCGCCGTGGAAGCCGTGGTCACCGATCCCATCGAGGACATCGAGGCAAATCCGGGCCGTCATCCGAAAATCCCGCCGCCGCCGCTTCTGTTCGGAGACGAGCGCAAGAACTCGTCCGGCCTTGATCTCACGATTGGCGAGGTGCGCGAAAACCTGCGCAAAGCAGTCGCGGGGCTGAAACCACTTGCAGCTGCGCCGCTCATCGGCGGGGAAACGTTGCGCGGCGAAAACAGGCGCGCCGCGCGTGCGCCCGCAGACGGCGCCGAGATCGGTTTGGTGAGCGATGCTTCTCCTGCCGACATGTCGCGCGCCATTGCGCGCGCCCGCGCCGCGCAGCCGGAGTGGGACCGCATCAGCGGCCCGGTGCGCGCCAAGATTTTGCGCAAAATGGCCGATGCGCTTGAGACCGAGCGCGAACGCTTTATCGCGATCCTTGCGCGCGAAGGCGGCAAGACCTTTGCCGACGGGATTTCGGAAGTGCGCGAGGCGGCGGATTTCTGCCGTTATTATGCGCGCATCGCCGAAAACGATTTCGTGCCGCGCACGCTGCCGGGCCCTGCCGGCGAACGAAATCTTTTATCGCTGCACGGCCGCGGCGTCTTCGCCTGCATCTCGCCGTGGAATTTTCCGTTGGCGATCTTCACCGGCCAGATCGCCGCCGCGCTTGCCGCCGGAAATGCGGTCATCGCGAAGCCCGCCGAACAGACGCCGCTCATCGCTTATGAAGCGGTCAAGCTCTATCACCGCGCGGGACTCGATCCCGATCTTCTGCATCTTGTAATGGGCTCCGGCTCAAAGATCGGCGCGGCGCTGACGGCAGATCCCGGCATTGACGGCGTCGCGTTTACCGGCGGCACGGACACGGCCTGGGCAATCAACCGCGCGCTGGCGGCGCGTGAGGGACCGATCATTCCCTTCATCGCCGAGACGGGCGGTTTAAACGGCATGTTCGTCGACACGACCGCGCTGCGCGAACAGGTGATCGACGATGTGATCCTCTCGGCGTTCGGTTCGGCCGGCCAGCGCTGCTCCGCCTTGCGTCTTCTCTTCCTGCCGGAAGACACCGCCGATGCGCTGATTCACGGACTGAAAGGCGCGATGGATGCTCTCGTCATCGGCGACCCCTCAGACCCCGCAACCGATGTCGGCCCGGTGATCGACATGGATGCACGCGCCTTGCTGGAGGAGCATATGGCGCGGCTTGCGCGCGACGCGAAGATTTTGCATCGGCTGGCGGCGCCGGAGGGCGGCAGTTTCTTTCCGCCCGTGCTTGCGGAAATCCCGTCGCCCGATTTTCTGACGCGCGAGGTCTTCGGGCCGATCCTGCATGTCGTGCGCTACCGCACCGACAGACTTGAAGAGGTTGCCGCCAAACTCGCCGCGCAGCGTTTCGGATTGACGCTCGGCGTGCATTCGCGGATCGACGGATTTGCCGAGGATGTGGCGCGGCTCGTTCCGGCGGGGAATTTCTATGTGAACCGCTCGATGATCGGCGCCGTTGTCGGCGTGCAGCCTTTCGGCGGCGAAGGCCTGTCCGGTACGGGACCGAAAGCCGGCGGGCCGCTGGCGCTGACGCGTTATGCCGTCGAGCGCGCAACGAGCATCAATATCGCCGCACAAGGCGGCGATCCGGACCTGATGAACCTTTAG